The genomic region TGAATGCGAAATGGTCGATGGCCGTTACAGCGGGCGCAGCACTGATATTCCGTGCTTCCGTGAAGGCAAGGTGACGCGCCTGAACCGTTGGCTGGAAGAGACCGGGTATTCTTTGGATGACAGCTATTTCTATAGCGATTCGATGAATGATTTGCCGTTGCTTGAGCAGGTGGCGAATCCGGTGGCTGTTGATCCGGATCCGAATCTGCGGGCTGAAGCGGAGAAGCGTGGCTGGCCGGTGATTTCGCTGCGCGGCTGATTACGCCTTCGCGAGCAGGCTCGCTCCCACAGGGGATCTGTGTAGGTCACAAATCCCCTGTGGGAGCGAGCCTGCTCGCGAATGGGGTCAACTCGGTCTCAAGCCTTAAACAGGCTTGGCACCCATCAACCCGGCAATGGCGAGAAATCCGATGCCGCTGACAATCGCCAGCGCCAACGTGAATTTCCAGTTACCAACCCCGCTAGTCCACAGCCGATTAAGCCGCACCAACAACCACACTGCACTCAACGTGGCCACGGCATAGATCACGCTGGAACCCAGAATCCACAACTGCCCCAGTGGCCAGCCGATCAGGTGCACCAACCACCAGCCGGTGAAAGGCATGCTCAGCATCCCGATCAGCATCAAACACCAGATAAACAGCCAGGGACGCTGCATCGTGCTGGCCGGCCCTTCGCTGCGATTACGCCAGGTCAGAGCGGCGAGCCCCAGCCCGCTCGCGAGTATGACCACGGTCGCCGCAACGTGAAGGACTTTCAGGGTGGTCAGGGTTTCCATGTATTTCTCTTCCTTGGGCCATGCCCATCAGCGTAGCCGTTCAGCCAAGAAACAGCTGATAGGCCGGGTTCTCGCTTTCATCCCAGTACGGGTAACCGATTTCCGCAAGCGCCGCCGGCACCAGATGACGCTCGTCGTGCGGCACTTGCAGGCCGGCGACCACGCGGCCATCGGCGGCGCCGTGGTTGCGGTAATGAAACATCGAAATGTTCCAGCGCCCACCGAGCTTATTAAGGAAGTTGAACAGCGCCCCCGGACGCTCCGGGAATTCAAAACGGAACACCACTTCATCGACCACCTGCGCCGCGCGGCCGCCGACCATGTGGCGGATGTGCAGTTTGGCCAGTTCGTTGTCGGTCAGATCGGTGACCGGGAAACCTTGCTCGGTCAGGCTCGCCAGCAATGCGCTGCGCGGGTCGTTTTCCGGGTGGGTCTGCACGCCGACAAAGATGTGCGCTTCGCTGCCGGTGTTGTAGCGGTAGTTGAATTCGGTGATCTGGCGCTTGCCGATGGCTTCGCAGAACGCCTTGAAGCTGCCGGCCTTCTCGGGGATGGTCACGGCGATGATCGCTTCGCGGCCTTCACCCAGTTCGGCGCGCTCGGCGACGTGGCGCAAGCGGTCGAAGTTGACGTTGGCACCGGAGTCGATGGCCACAAAAGTCTGGCCACTGACGCCGCGCAACTCGACGTACTTCTTGATCCCTGCCACGCCCAAGGCGCCGGCAGGTTCGGTGATCGAGCGGGTATCGTCGTAGATATCCTTGATAGCGGCGCAGATCTCGTCAGTGCTGACGATGATCACTTCATCGACATAGTCTTTGCAGATGTCAAAGGTGTGCTGGCCGATCTGTGCCACCGCCACGCCGTCGGCGAAGATGCCCACGGTCGGCAGCACCACGCGTTCACCGGCGGCCATCGCCGCTTGCAAGCAGTTGGAATCGTCCGGCTCGACGCCAATGACTTTGATGTCCGGGCGCAGGTATTTTACGTACGCAGCGATACCGGCGATCAAACCACCGCCGCCGACCGGAACGAAAATCGCGTCCAGCGGCTGCGGGTGCTGGCGCAGAATTTCCATGGCCACGGTGCCCTGCCCGGCGATGGTGTGCGGATCGTCGTACGGGTGGATGTAGACGTAGCCTTTTTCATCAACCAGTTTCAGCGAGTAGGCCAGGGCTTCCGGGAACGAATCACCGTGCAGCACCACTTTGCCGCCGCGTGAACGCACGCCTTCGACTTTGATTTCGGGGGTGGTCTTGGGCATGACGATGGTAGCTTTGACGCCCAGCACTTTCGCCGCCAGGGCCAAGCCCTGCGCATGGTTGCCCGCCGACGCGGTGACCACGCCACGGGCGCGCTCTTCATCGCTCAGTTGCGTCAGTTTGTTGTAGGCGCCGCGAATCTTGAACGAGAACACCGGCTGCAAGTCTTCACGCTTGAGCCAAATGTCGTTGCCCAGCCGCTCGGAGAGCTGGCGAGCGTTCTGCAGCGGGGTTTCTACGGCAACGTCATAAACGCGCGAGGTGAGGATCTTTTTGACGTACTGTTCGAGCATCGGAAAGCATCACTGAGCGGTTGAGCGGGACCGAGGAGTCTAACCCGGCTTTTGCCCGCACGACCACACGAATCCAGAGGTTTTAGCCGCGCTTGCGGCTATAATGCCGGCCTTTCCGTTCTCACCTTGCCCGCTTCCGGAGCCCGCATGACCCAGGATCAACTCAAACAGGCAGTGGCTCAGGCCGCCGTCGACTTCATCCTTCCGAAACTCGACGACAAGAGCATCGTCGGGGTCGGCACCGGCTCCACCGCCAACTGCTTCATCGACGCCCTGGCCCAGCACAAGGGCGCGTTCGATGGCGCGGTCGCCAGCTCCGAAGCCACCGCCGCGCGCCTGAAAGGCCACGGG from Pseudomonas tensinigenes harbors:
- a CDS encoding DUF2269 family protein, which codes for METLTTLKVLHVAATVVILASGLGLAALTWRNRSEGPASTMQRPWLFIWCLMLIGMLSMPFTGWWLVHLIGWPLGQLWILGSSVIYAVATLSAVWLLVRLNRLWTSGVGNWKFTLALAIVSGIGFLAIAGLMGAKPV
- the ilvA gene encoding threonine ammonia-lyase, biosynthetic, which codes for MLEQYVKKILTSRVYDVAVETPLQNARQLSERLGNDIWLKREDLQPVFSFKIRGAYNKLTQLSDEERARGVVTASAGNHAQGLALAAKVLGVKATIVMPKTTPEIKVEGVRSRGGKVVLHGDSFPEALAYSLKLVDEKGYVYIHPYDDPHTIAGQGTVAMEILRQHPQPLDAIFVPVGGGGLIAGIAAYVKYLRPDIKVIGVEPDDSNCLQAAMAAGERVVLPTVGIFADGVAVAQIGQHTFDICKDYVDEVIIVSTDEICAAIKDIYDDTRSITEPAGALGVAGIKKYVELRGVSGQTFVAIDSGANVNFDRLRHVAERAELGEGREAIIAVTIPEKAGSFKAFCEAIGKRQITEFNYRYNTGSEAHIFVGVQTHPENDPRSALLASLTEQGFPVTDLTDNELAKLHIRHMVGGRAAQVVDEVVFRFEFPERPGALFNFLNKLGGRWNISMFHYRNHGAADGRVVAGLQVPHDERHLVPAALAEIGYPYWDESENPAYQLFLG